In Ferroplasma sp., a single window of DNA contains:
- a CDS encoding DUF6015 family protein has translation MTVSREELLKAISNIYGNKGMSSKDSEDLCDFILSFFGYEDYVLDNVLSASERDVFYNLEEYGIVTTFREEINIVHGKTWRVNQWYLDKAKIKKLANTEKKEDEIKNIYDSIFKNM, from the coding sequence ATGACTGTAAGCAGGGAGGAATTGTTGAAGGCCATATCAAACATATACGGCAATAAGGGTATGTCATCTAAGGATTCTGAAGATCTCTGCGATTTTATTCTATCATTTTTCGGGTACGAGGATTATGTGCTTGATAATGTACTGTCGGCCTCTGAGCGGGACGTGTTTTATAACCTTGAGGAATACGGCATAGTGACAACTTTCAGGGAGGAAATAAATATAGTGCATGGAAAAACATGGCGCGTTAACCAGTGGTATCTTGATAAGGCTAAGATAAAGAAACTGGCAAATACGGAAAAGAAAGAGGATGAGATAAAAAACATATATGATTCCATATTCAAAAACATGTAA
- a CDS encoding YrhK family protein: MDNELARPLYFLYAIQRSPYGFNLKWKNIKPLVSYMFGDDIYKKLLDDRIISTYSDENILEIINVPDVRYNISDSDKEALFNKFIGYAVKNRLIEGILKVMYLDRKIAQFIMDILSQDAEKTEDDFTLYADFPIINSPDFYYSNAFADYCKPYIENFKLDMDRIRPYIGKEWFTHLIIILRDGSFNSSFSKAMENNEESFISGLKEIVENDYLSQIIVNLDSFLNNRDVNNSLLNYASKSVREKKVRRFYDWLSIANDIMVGLEFVIGSIFFLPSESKYATLGVYLFIVGSTQLLIRPMINIARRVHILILHREK, from the coding sequence ATGGATAATGAACTTGCCAGGCCACTGTATTTTCTTTATGCCATTCAGAGAAGCCCCTATGGATTCAATTTAAAGTGGAAAAACATAAAGCCCCTGGTATCCTACATGTTCGGGGATGATATCTACAAAAAACTCCTGGATGACAGGATAATAAGCACATATTCTGATGAAAACATTCTGGAGATCATAAATGTGCCTGATGTGAGGTACAATATAAGTGATTCAGACAAGGAAGCACTTTTCAATAAATTTATAGGATATGCTGTTAAGAACCGCCTAATTGAAGGCATACTTAAGGTTATGTACCTTGACAGGAAGATTGCACAGTTCATAATGGACATATTGAGTCAGGATGCAGAAAAAACTGAGGATGATTTCACCCTCTACGCAGATTTCCCTATTATAAACTCCCCTGACTTTTATTACTCAAACGCTTTTGCTGACTACTGCAAACCATACATAGAGAACTTTAAATTGGATATGGATAGAATCAGGCCATATATAGGAAAGGAATGGTTTACCCACCTGATAATCATACTGCGGGATGGATCATTCAACAGCAGTTTCTCAAAGGCCATGGAAAATAATGAAGAGTCCTTCATATCAGGACTGAAAGAAATAGTGGAAAATGATTACCTTTCCCAGATCATAGTAAACCTGGATTCTTTTTTGAACAACAGGGATGTTAACAATTCTCTTCTTAATTACGCTTCGAAATCGGTGAGGGAGAAAAAGGTCAGGCGGTTCTATGACTGGCTTTCAATTGCAAACGATATAATGGTTGGTCTCGAATTCGTAATAGGAAGTATATTTTTCCTTCCCAGTGAGTCAAAGTACGCCACTCTTGGGGTGTACCTCTTCATTGTTGGCAGTACCCAGCTGCTTATAAGACCCATGATAAACATAGCAAGAAGGGTACACATACTGATACTCCACAGGGAGAAATGA
- a CDS encoding geranylgeranylglyceryl/heptaprenylglyceryl phosphate synthase, translating to MNVYRNIMSILKYKKVHMTLIDPAAQSPEKSGDLAEKADRAGTDFFLIGGSTDINSHLMDITIEKIRAKTEKQIIIFPGSRTMISRYADAIYYMMLMNSTNIDYIVGHQIGSASVLKKLGIETIPMGYLVFEPGMTVGRVGNAKLIGREDENTALSYAVAAEFFGFKLLYLEAGSGAPEPVGCNVITRIKEAVNIPVIVGGGIRDYEKARSVLDAGADIIVTGTVVEKHENPYSALKDIINAI from the coding sequence GTGAATGTTTACAGGAATATCATGTCAATCCTGAAATACAAAAAAGTGCATATGACGCTGATAGACCCGGCAGCACAATCCCCTGAAAAATCAGGAGACCTGGCGGAGAAAGCAGACAGGGCTGGCACCGATTTCTTTCTTATAGGAGGTTCAACAGACATAAATTCACATTTAATGGATATAACCATTGAGAAAATAAGGGCAAAAACAGAGAAGCAGATTATTATTTTCCCCGGATCAAGGACCATGATCAGCAGGTATGCTGATGCAATATACTACATGATGCTGATGAATTCAACCAATATTGACTACATAGTAGGCCATCAGATAGGATCAGCATCGGTCCTGAAAAAACTGGGAATAGAGACAATCCCCATGGGGTATCTGGTATTTGAGCCGGGCATGACAGTTGGCAGGGTTGGAAATGCAAAGCTCATAGGCAGGGAGGATGAGAACACTGCACTTTCCTATGCTGTTGCTGCTGAATTTTTTGGTTTTAAATTGCTTTACCTGGAAGCAGGGTCAGGGGCTCCAGAACCTGTTGGATGTAATGTCATAACCAGAATAAAGGAGGCTGTAAACATCCCGGTTATAGTAGGCGGAGGCATAAGGGATTACGAAAAGGCCAGGTCTGTGCTGGATGCAGGTGCAGACATAATTGTTACAGGCACAGTTGTTGAAAAACATGAAAATCCGTATAGTGCCCTGAAGGATATTATCAATGCAATATAG
- the rhaD gene encoding L-rhamnose 1-dehydrogenase: MDFRNKNAVVTGGSRGIGSAIATALADRGANVIITYASNDIAAEETLNYIRGKGVTGEKYKIDQSNMEELDGLIKYIKTKFSTVDILVNNAGICPFRDFFDIDMKLFDMVWKVNVESHFFITQEISKMMIEAGTRGRILFISSISAIVGGKYQAHYTTTKSAMNGLMHSLAIVLGEHGIMVNSLEPGTIVTDINREDLSNLEKKSYMEKRIPLGRLGTPSDIATPALFLVSDENTYVNGSELLVDGGMLVNLQ; the protein is encoded by the coding sequence ATGGATTTTAGAAATAAAAATGCTGTAGTAACAGGCGGGTCAAGGGGAATAGGAAGTGCTATTGCCACTGCCCTTGCAGACCGGGGTGCGAATGTGATAATTACATACGCAAGCAATGATATAGCGGCTGAAGAAACATTAAATTATATAAGGGGTAAGGGTGTTACCGGAGAAAAATACAAAATAGATCAGTCCAATATGGAAGAACTGGATGGATTGATTAAATATATAAAAACTAAATTCAGCACAGTAGACATACTTGTTAACAATGCAGGCATATGCCCATTTAGGGATTTTTTTGATATTGATATGAAACTCTTCGATATGGTATGGAAGGTTAATGTGGAAAGCCACTTCTTTATAACCCAGGAAATTTCGAAAATGATGATTGAGGCAGGTACCAGAGGGAGAATACTTTTTATCAGTTCTATAAGTGCCATAGTGGGCGGGAAATACCAGGCACATTATACAACGACAAAATCTGCAATGAATGGATTAATGCATTCATTGGCAATCGTATTAGGGGAGCATGGAATAATGGTAAATTCTCTTGAACCTGGAACCATTGTTACTGATATAAACCGTGAGGATTTATCTAATCTGGAAAAGAAAAGTTACATGGAAAAGAGGATACCGCTGGGAAGGCTCGGTACACCTTCTGACATTGCCACACCTGCACTGTTTCTGGTTTCAGATGAAAATACATATGTAAATGGATCTGAACTCCTTGTAGATGGTGGAATGCTGGTCAATCTGCAATGA
- a CDS encoding MFS transporter, with protein sequence MVESRTYDDAALSGTHFKWTLIASLGDFLDAGMLAGTGITLLAIGTLLNFTTLEDGLPALITLLGAAFGALTFGRLGDKFGRKFIYQLDMLIYGASSILLAITGVFPSRIFNIVWAMVFYAMVGIAVGADVPTSWSLITEFSPKNYRGRLMSITTIMWYVGVLVELGIAIALYNTGMILFRTIWIFLGLLAFVSWILRRDLTESPRFDMMRGNKTDLEKSAKKLHINISEEENKKFTIKKYKELFRNYGWFMLLAWFLYLMWGIPASTYGEFFPYIFSSLHLVSLRDTYAFEAVYFGSAIVPGLVIFYYLSDRVGRVPLYLTSAVMAAISFFLLIYPPFLKNVYVLLISFLLFGIGQGLGIWPTTRLLSLEHFPTSLRNSGQGFVWFTMRFEAGIFGLFTPMIVAFGIGYIGWIAGIFFVMAFVVVLFLYMFKPEYVRTERKSLEETSRDEVL encoded by the coding sequence ATGGTTGAAAGCAGGACTTATGATGATGCGGCTCTTTCAGGTACACATTTTAAATGGACGCTGATAGCTTCCCTTGGGGATTTTCTTGATGCAGGCATGCTTGCGGGAACTGGTATTACGCTCCTGGCAATAGGAACCCTTCTAAATTTTACGACACTGGAAGATGGACTTCCCGCACTGATAACACTTCTTGGTGCCGCTTTTGGGGCACTAACTTTCGGAAGGCTTGGTGATAAATTTGGAAGGAAGTTCATTTATCAATTGGATATGCTAATATACGGGGCTTCATCAATACTTTTAGCAATTACCGGGGTCTTTCCATCAAGGATATTCAATATCGTTTGGGCAATGGTTTTCTATGCCATGGTAGGGATCGCTGTTGGAGCTGATGTTCCGACCTCATGGAGTTTAATAACTGAATTCTCGCCTAAAAATTATCGTGGAAGATTGATGAGTATAACTACAATAATGTGGTATGTTGGAGTTTTGGTAGAGCTGGGGATAGCAATTGCCCTATACAATACGGGAATGATACTGTTCAGAACCATATGGATATTCTTGGGTTTACTTGCATTTGTCAGCTGGATATTAAGAAGGGACCTTACGGAATCTCCAAGATTCGATATGATGCGCGGTAATAAAACTGACCTTGAAAAGTCTGCAAAGAAACTGCATATAAACATCAGTGAAGAGGAAAATAAAAAATTTACCATAAAAAAATATAAGGAACTTTTCAGGAATTATGGCTGGTTCATGTTACTTGCCTGGTTTCTTTACCTTATGTGGGGAATTCCTGCATCCACATACGGTGAATTTTTCCCTTATATATTCAGCTCACTCCATCTTGTCAGCCTGAGGGATACTTATGCCTTTGAGGCAGTATATTTTGGAAGTGCCATAGTACCAGGACTTGTTATTTTCTATTACCTATCAGACCGTGTAGGCAGGGTGCCGTTATATCTAACAAGTGCAGTTATGGCAGCAATATCGTTTTTCCTCCTAATATACCCCCCGTTTCTCAAAAACGTTTACGTACTTCTGATTTCATTCCTCCTCTTTGGAATAGGCCAGGGGCTTGGTATATGGCCCACAACAAGATTACTGTCCCTAGAGCATTTTCCCACAAGCCTAAGAAATTCTGGGCAGGGTTTTGTCTGGTTTACTATGAGATTCGAGGCAGGGATATTCGGGCTTTTTACGCCAATGATTGTCGCCTTCGGCATTGGATATATAGGATGGATAGCCGGTATTTTCTTCGTAATGGCATTTGTAGTGGTACTGTTCCTGTATATGTTTAAACCTGAATATGTGAGAACTGAGAGAAAATCTCTTGAGGAAACTTCCCGGGATGAGGTTTTATGA
- a CDS encoding enolase C-terminal domain-like protein: MKIESVRVISREKVEQPVYRYVKPTDYYKSILGEVSPTEAAMINEVCTLEMRAGDYAAYYNTTSDVADFAVDLSKKLNGLDVSEINMAWDMLYRLSLPLGRAGVMMHALSAINILMYDLYSRYLGVPAYRIMGGPTRKKIRAYASHLHPTAIPELQEEARKYVSEGYKTMKMRFISGPSDINGIDKNIELVRSIRDAVGYDVELAGDAWMSWNYSFALKMVKKLEKYDMAWVEEPFMPDDFESMKMLALKTDIPISEGEHHYHIYDFKRLLDAGIRILQPDAVWTGGITPMKKIAALAETYGAIIVPHTGNVYNLHCIISEPESVTPVAEFLTKYREWMEQDMEGIPFPVKGYIELSENPGFGIEYKKSN, from the coding sequence ATGAAAATTGAAAGCGTACGGGTAATCAGCAGGGAAAAGGTGGAACAGCCAGTTTACAGATATGTCAAACCTACAGATTATTACAAAAGCATACTGGGCGAAGTATCGCCTACTGAGGCCGCCATGATCAACGAGGTTTGCACCCTTGAGATGAGGGCAGGAGATTATGCAGCGTATTATAACACAACATCAGATGTCGCAGATTTCGCAGTTGACCTCTCAAAAAAATTGAATGGGCTAGACGTTTCTGAAATTAATATGGCCTGGGATATGCTTTACAGGCTCTCGCTTCCCCTGGGAAGAGCCGGTGTTATGATGCATGCCCTCAGTGCAATCAACATTCTTATGTATGACCTTTATTCAAGGTATCTCGGCGTTCCGGCTTACCGTATAATGGGTGGACCCACACGGAAAAAAATAAGGGCTTATGCCTCACACCTGCATCCGACAGCCATACCAGAACTGCAGGAAGAGGCCAGGAAGTATGTATCAGAGGGCTATAAAACCATGAAGATGAGATTTATTTCTGGTCCATCCGATATCAATGGGATAGATAAAAACATAGAACTTGTGAGATCCATAAGAGATGCCGTAGGATACGATGTTGAGCTGGCCGGTGACGCCTGGATGTCATGGAATTATAGCTTTGCACTTAAAATGGTAAAGAAGCTTGAAAAATATGATATGGCATGGGTAGAGGAACCATTTATGCCTGATGATTTCGAGTCCATGAAAATGCTAGCACTGAAAACAGATATACCCATATCAGAGGGGGAGCACCATTATCATATATATGATTTTAAAAGATTGCTGGATGCTGGCATAAGGATACTGCAGCCAGATGCTGTCTGGACGGGCGGCATAACACCCATGAAAAAGATAGCCGCGCTTGCCGAAACCTATGGAGCCATAATTGTTCCGCACACGGGAAATGTTTACAACCTCCACTGCATAATATCCGAACCGGAAAGCGTAACTCCTGTTGCAGAGTTTCTGACCAAATACAGGGAGTGGATGGAGCAGGATATGGAAGGCATACCATTCCCTGTAAAGGGTTACATTGAACTTAGTGAAAACCCCGGGTTCGGGATAGAATACAAAAAATCAAATTAA
- a CDS encoding molybdopterin-binding protein — translation MKAVIITVGNEILKGRTVNTNFSYIGELLTYSGYDVVKGIIVRDNLDEISNAFREAFEAGDIIVSSGGLGPTYDDMTLKGFSRCFGLNLVKNQEAMDMILKKTEYMTPAREKMSILPEGSEPLENRAGTAPGIYMEISGKTFIIVPGVPGEVKSIMEGIRNRIKVPGFQYTDRSENLYGVKESLIAPLIADLMKKYDSNAYIKTHPKVDENGEPWVEVEVSAWGNNRDEIEKLADSILEQIKENAMQNNYK, via the coding sequence ATGAAAGCCGTTATAATTACAGTTGGAAACGAAATATTGAAGGGCAGGACTGTAAACACAAATTTTTCGTATATAGGAGAATTGCTCACGTATTCAGGATACGATGTTGTAAAAGGGATAATTGTCAGGGATAATCTTGACGAGATATCTAATGCATTCAGGGAGGCTTTTGAGGCAGGCGATATAATTGTATCTTCCGGTGGCCTGGGACCCACCTATGACGATATGACACTGAAGGGATTCTCCAGATGCTTTGGATTGAATCTTGTAAAAAATCAGGAAGCTATGGATATGATACTCAAGAAGACAGAGTATATGACGCCTGCCAGGGAAAAAATGTCCATCCTGCCTGAAGGGTCAGAACCACTGGAAAACAGGGCTGGAACAGCCCCTGGAATTTACATGGAAATCTCCGGTAAGACATTTATAATAGTCCCTGGTGTTCCCGGGGAGGTAAAATCCATCATGGAGGGGATAAGAAACAGGATAAAAGTACCCGGATTCCAGTATACTGATAGATCTGAAAACCTGTATGGTGTAAAGGAAAGCCTAATAGCACCTTTAATAGCCGACCTTATGAAAAAATATGATAGCAATGCATACATAAAAACACACCCAAAAGTAGATGAGAATGGAGAGCCGTGGGTTGAGGTGGAGGTATCTGCATGGGGAAACAACAGGGATGAGATAGAAAAACTGGCTGATTCCATACTGGAACAGATAAAGGAAAATGCAATGCAGAATAATTATAAGTAA
- a CDS encoding DUF2240 family protein, whose translation MNKDMARKLIALVAMKKAVGYSRSDFINTLSFKRALLPPDVVERFIEASLNEKLIVEKDGKYVPNFSTEGVIVPLDFSVDVDELFSEAAEKPLIDRMLEAASASGKMTKKEAIIKARDLLSGMQFIDFETAMVTVLSDAGIDISSFVAEKENNSGYSQ comes from the coding sequence ATGAATAAGGATATGGCAAGAAAACTCATAGCCCTGGTGGCCATGAAAAAGGCCGTAGGTTATAGCAGGTCAGATTTTATCAATACACTGTCATTCAAACGTGCTCTGCTTCCCCCAGATGTTGTGGAACGTTTTATTGAAGCTTCCCTTAATGAGAAACTCATAGTTGAAAAGGATGGAAAGTACGTTCCAAATTTCAGCACTGAAGGGGTTATAGTGCCGCTGGATTTTTCAGTTGATGTTGATGAACTTTTCTCAGAGGCGGCTGAAAAACCTTTGATAGACAGAATGCTGGAGGCAGCATCAGCCTCAGGAAAAATGACAAAAAAGGAGGCTATAATAAAGGCAAGGGATCTGCTATCAGGCATGCAGTTTATAGATTTTGAAACTGCAATGGTCACTGTCCTTTCAGATGCAGGAATAGATATATCCTCATTCGTGGCAGAGAAGGAAAATAACTCCGGATACTCTCAATAA
- a CDS encoding N2,N2-dimethylguanosine tRNA methyltransferase, with translation MERKNQFKTLSEGSVRIMAPDNFYIKGPGARTAGFYNLDQKLNRDITVSFLRTVKPRVALDAFGGTGIRGLRINREAGIKTVISEINKKSFQYIKINRDLNGSDVEVYNKTFQAVLNDFLFDYIDIDPYGSVLPYIDDAMLNLRNKGYIGITPTDLTALTGSMERKTFRRYRASIINDTYRHESGIRLLIGEIVRRAAAMDKAAVPMISLWHSHYYRVIFQIISSSSMADRQLEKIGTFNRHTGLAAEYRESSEGPIWLGNLNSDVVKNLNIIENPDKLFLKSLDAVKNNDLSLYFADMADFARIIHRDSIGVESSMEKLAANGIQCGRSQFSDTGIKVLVPVSDALHLIY, from the coding sequence ATGGAGAGGAAGAATCAATTTAAGACGTTATCAGAGGGTTCCGTAAGGATAATGGCCCCTGATAATTTTTACATAAAAGGTCCTGGCGCCAGGACTGCAGGTTTTTATAATCTGGACCAGAAACTTAACAGGGATATTACAGTTTCATTTCTAAGGACAGTAAAGCCAAGGGTGGCACTGGATGCTTTCGGCGGTACCGGCATCAGGGGCCTGAGGATTAACAGGGAAGCTGGCATAAAGACCGTTATTTCTGAGATAAATAAAAAATCATTCCAGTATATTAAAATCAACAGGGACCTAAATGGGTCTGATGTTGAGGTATACAACAAAACGTTCCAGGCAGTACTGAACGACTTCCTTTTCGATTACATAGATATAGACCCTTACGGGTCAGTGCTTCCATATATTGATGATGCCATGCTTAATCTCAGGAATAAGGGATACATAGGAATCACCCCCACGGACCTTACTGCCCTTACCGGGTCCATGGAGAGGAAAACATTCAGGCGCTACAGGGCGTCAATAATCAACGATACCTACAGGCACGAATCAGGCATACGCCTGCTAATAGGAGAAATTGTCAGGCGTGCAGCTGCCATGGATAAGGCCGCAGTACCCATGATATCCCTCTGGCACTCCCATTATTACCGGGTCATATTCCAGATAATTTCATCATCTTCCATGGCAGACAGGCAGCTGGAGAAAATAGGCACATTCAACCGGCACACAGGGCTGGCAGCAGAATACCGGGAATCCAGTGAAGGCCCAATATGGCTGGGCAATCTTAATTCGGATGTGGTTAAAAACCTGAATATAATTGAAAATCCTGATAAATTGTTTTTAAAATCACTGGATGCTGTAAAGAACAATGACCTTTCACTGTATTTCGCAGATATGGCAGATTTTGCAAGAATTATACACCGCGATTCCATAGGAGTGGAATCAAGCATGGAAAAACTGGCTGCAAATGGCATACAATGCGGGAGATCCCAGTTTTCAGATACAGGCATAAAAGTTTTAGTCCCGGTAAGCGATGCCCTGCATCTGATTTATTGA
- a CDS encoding helix-turn-helix domain-containing protein yields the protein MVLMEDGSEQYVEVNFQMHHPQCWTEVTENLKVNIHTVSSSVYRDRNYIFGTIEVKSESENEFKNFIRNFKHSAAVKELLRVSVSPYRRNLYDVTFREKYESMIASVLYENGAIYHNDLISENFEYIMAIVPGENVRDLRTRLSDIGEMPYFYMKNTMRTERIDGAFNLTEQEAFALYMAYQNGYFNIPREKYLTELSAVTGLSKSALEEYMRKATGKIIREWAEKNRFFLSKKFKK from the coding sequence ATGGTTCTCATGGAGGACGGCAGTGAACAATACGTGGAGGTGAATTTCCAGATGCACCATCCACAATGCTGGACAGAGGTCACAGAAAACTTGAAGGTGAATATACATACTGTAAGTAGCAGTGTGTACAGGGATAGAAACTATATTTTTGGAACCATAGAGGTTAAGTCTGAATCCGAGAATGAATTTAAGAATTTTATAAGAAATTTCAAACATTCTGCGGCAGTGAAAGAGCTGCTAAGGGTTTCAGTTAGCCCTTACAGAAGAAATCTGTATGATGTTACATTCCGGGAAAAATATGAAAGTATGATTGCATCAGTTCTCTATGAAAACGGTGCTATATACCACAATGACCTTATTTCTGAAAACTTCGAATATATTATGGCCATAGTACCGGGAGAAAATGTGAGGGATCTAAGAACAAGACTTTCTGATATTGGGGAGATGCCATATTTCTATATGAAGAACACCATGAGGACAGAGCGTATAGACGGTGCGTTTAACCTAACGGAACAGGAGGCTTTTGCACTATACATGGCCTATCAGAATGGTTACTTCAATATTCCTCGTGAGAAGTATTTAACAGAGCTATCTGCTGTAACAGGACTTTCAAAATCAGCCCTTGAAGAATATATGAGAAAAGCCACAGGAAAAATTATAAGAGAATGGGCGGAAAAGAACAGGTTCTTTTTATCCAAAAAATTCAAGAAATAA
- a CDS encoding NTPase — translation MAIKVGITGPIGSIKTEALNKIMDMLRNNGKLIEGTLVSEKIEHGKVLAYYITDILTKRKVEFARSDLVSRVKVDKLGVDTKALEELLVPSLQKSREEADVIIIDELGKIENTTKQIKAEIEETMKSDKSIIVTLHKKSRNPVLQEFRGYESVRVFDITPINKNILPFKILKVLNGEEESI, via the coding sequence ATGGCAATAAAAGTAGGGATAACCGGACCAATCGGTTCTATAAAGACTGAGGCATTGAATAAGATTATGGATATGCTTAGAAACAATGGAAAGTTAATAGAGGGTACGCTTGTATCTGAAAAAATTGAGCACGGAAAGGTTCTTGCCTATTATATTACGGATATTCTTACAAAGAGAAAGGTTGAATTTGCCAGAAGCGATCTTGTATCAAGGGTAAAGGTGGACAAACTTGGTGTGGATACAAAGGCGCTGGAAGAACTCCTGGTTCCTAGCCTCCAGAAATCCAGAGAGGAGGCAGATGTTATAATAATAGATGAGCTTGGGAAAATTGAAAATACAACCAAGCAGATAAAGGCTGAGATAGAGGAAACAATGAAATCTGACAAATCAATAATAGTGACTCTCCATAAAAAATCCAGAAATCCTGTACTGCAGGAATTCCGTGGTTATGAAAGTGTGAGGGTTTTTGATATTACCCCTATTAACAAGAATATACTGCCATTTAAAATTTTAAAGGTATTGAATGGAGAGGAAGAATCAATTTAA
- a CDS encoding dihydroneopterin aldolase family protein, translating to MLDPARKYFHCTDRERAIFEAGIKLGGIFHQYIGVPVNEGNIKEISRAIEKSVSVQPFVKHVSVEINLGGQSTSFQYTSLSGEMMDVRLTVEYNGQVVRAGMHYVQDLNYPLMYLEE from the coding sequence ATGTTAGACCCAGCCCGCAAATATTTTCACTGCACAGATAGGGAAAGGGCAATATTCGAGGCGGGCATAAAACTGGGTGGCATATTTCATCAGTATATAGGTGTGCCTGTAAATGAGGGCAATATAAAGGAAATTTCACGGGCAATAGAAAAAAGTGTATCAGTACAGCCCTTTGTTAAGCATGTATCCGTAGAAATTAATTTGGGAGGCCAGAGCACATCGTTCCAGTATACATCTCTCTCAGGAGAAATGATGGATGTAAGGTTGACCGTTGAATATAATGGTCAGGTGGTAAGGGCAGGGATGCATTATGTGCAGGACCTGAATTACCCGCTGATGTATTTGGAGGAATAA
- a CDS encoding PIN domain-containing protein, with protein MVKYILDTNALIALSKNNENFMRRFNNHVLNDDPIITTVLNYYEFARGLSVISNPAVSKIKQYFRKSIKIGPINYEISEIGSKIYKELKSRPKSKHGPDDVDILTASYTIGVKGILITHDSDFNEIAALEGFQIENWELK; from the coding sequence TTGGTAAAATACATTCTTGATACCAATGCTTTAATAGCTTTGTCAAAAAATAATGAAAATTTTATGCGTCGATTCAATAACCATGTCCTTAATGATGATCCTATTATTACAACCGTCTTAAACTATTATGAATTTGCAAGAGGTCTTTCAGTTATTAGCAACCCTGCTGTTAGTAAAATAAAACAATATTTTAGAAAAAGTATTAAAATTGGACCAATAAATTATGAAATATCGGAGATAGGCTCCAAAATATATAAGGAATTGAAATCCAGACCTAAAAGTAAACACGGTCCAGATGATGTAGATATCTTGACTGCCTCTTATACAATAGGTGTCAAAGGAATATTAATTACACACGATAGTGATTTCAATGAAATTGCTGCATTGGAAGGCTTTCAAATAGAAAACTGGGAATTAAAATGA
- a CDS encoding nucleotidyltransferase family protein — translation MIGAILAGGYGKRLKPITDHIPKALVEIKDNYTIMDRQLFDFKNIGITDVYILSGYLSEIIEDRYKDYKDINIHYLKEEKPMGTLFSLSNLMNHIDQDVIVRNGDTVTDINFKNFVSFSQSRDYSMIMYVTKMQSPYGIVEFSGDKVDNFREKPLLDHYINAGMYYIKKSAFPVFFMKYMEKDVEKSAFPYLVSNNQMGVYCEDAFWMGVDSEKDLKTIRELYSGREDTAYGYSKTLYSADGKLVKEHYVRAGESIEVESGSIIKVDAGTGYIDGKIPVKYKPGSVMDISPGSRISAYENSSIEEMVI, via the coding sequence ATGATAGGTGCTATTCTTGCCGGTGGATACGGCAAACGCTTGAAACCAATAACCGACCATATACCGAAGGCCCTTGTGGAAATAAAAGACAACTATACAATAATGGACAGGCAGCTTTTTGATTTTAAAAACATTGGCATTACGGATGTTTACATACTTTCCGGTTATCTGAGTGAGATAATAGAGGACCGGTATAAAGATTATAAAGATATTAACATTCATTACCTCAAAGAGGAAAAACCCATGGGAACACTCTTTTCTCTTTCAAATCTCATGAACCATATTGATCAGGATGTAATTGTCAGGAACGGAGATACTGTGACAGATATAAATTTCAAAAACTTTGTGAGCTTTTCCCAGTCCAGGGATTACAGCATGATTATGTACGTAACAAAAATGCAGAGTCCCTACGGCATAGTTGAGTTTTCCGGTGACAAGGTGGATAACTTCAGGGAAAAGCCATTGCTGGATCACTATATAAATGCGGGCATGTATTACATTAAAAAATCTGCATTTCCTGTATTTTTCATGAAATATATGGAAAAAGACGTCGAGAAATCTGCATTTCCATACCTGGTGAGCAATAACCAGATGGGTGTATACTGTGAAGACGCTTTCTGGATGGGCGTTGATAGTGAGAAGGACCTGAAAACCATCAGGGAACTTTACAGTGGGAGGGAAGATACTGCATATGGTTATTCTAAAACACTATACAGTGCAGATGGAAAGTTAGTAAAAGAGCATTATGTAAGGGCGGGTGAAAGCATAGAAGTAGAATCAGGAAGCATAATCAAGGTTGATGCCGGCACAGGTTACATTGATGGAAAAATACCGGTAAAGTACAAGCCAGGTTCTGTTATGGATATATCTCCAGGAAGCAGGATTTCAGCCTACGAGAATTCAAGTATAGAAGAAATGGTTATATAG